The following proteins come from a genomic window of Sorghum bicolor cultivar BTx623 chromosome 3, Sorghum_bicolor_NCBIv3, whole genome shotgun sequence:
- the LOC8075452 gene encoding DNA damage-repair/toleration protein DRT102, translating to MAADRRFKIFTAADGFGQALKDAVVAHLRAHPAVAEVVDLGVDKYYAAAAAVARHVSSPDSAPDDAHEIRGVVVCGTGAGVCIFANKYPRVYATHCASPADAVNTRSINACNVLALSGSATPPDAAAAIVDAWLATPFRAPCPASGDAPWPEDIQRFFDTAPDEMAAIPEAAEGAPDSSCAICCLRSGMEFEPVGIMPGGEMRIVRESPTSAYVRFKAGSVEPAHHHTFGHDLVVIKGKKKVWNLTKKESYDLVDGDFLFTPAGDVHRVKYFEDTEFFIRWDGHWDIFLDEDLDTAHNAIDAELAAASK from the coding sequence ATGGCCGCCGACCGCCGCTTCAAGATCTTCACAGCCGCCGATGGCTTCGGCCAGGCACTCAAGGACGCCGTAGTGGCGCACCTCCGCGCCCACCCCGCCGTCGCCGAGGTCGTTGACCTCGGCGTCGACAAGTActacgccgccgccgcagccgtcgCCCGACACGTCTCTTCTCCCGACTCGGCGCCCGACGACGCCCACGAGATCCGCGGCGTCGTCGTCTGCGGCACCGGCGCCGGCGTCTGCATCTTCGCCAACAAGTACCCGCGCGTCTACGCCACCCACTGCGCCTCCCCCGCCGACGCCGTCAACACCCGCTCCATCAACGCCTGCAACGTCCTCGCGCTCTCCGGCAGCGCCACGCcgcccgacgccgccgccgccatagtCGACGCCTGGCTCGCCACGCCCTTCCGCGCCCCCTGCCCCGCCTCCGGCGACGCGCCCTGGCCAGAGGACATCCAGCGGTTCTTCGACACCGCGCCGGACGAGATGGCCGCCATCCCGGAGGCGGCGGAGGGCGCCCCGGACTCGTCCTGCGCCATCTGCTGCCTCAGGAGCGGGATGGAGTTCGAGCCGGTGGGGATTATGCCCGGCGGCGAGATGCGGATCGTGCGGGAGAGCCCCACCTCGGCGTACGTCCGGTTCAAGGCTGGCAGTGTGGAGCCAGCGCACCACCACACCTTTGGCCACGACCTGGTGGTCATCAAGGGCAAGAAGAAGGTCTGGAACCTCACCAAGAAGGAGAGCTACGACCTGGTGGATGGAGATTTCCTCTTCACCCCTGCCGGGGATGTGCACAGGGTCAAGTACTTCGAAGACACAGAGTTCTTCATCCGTTGGGATGGCCACTGGGACATCTTTCTCGATGAGGATCTTGACACTGCACACAATGCCATTGACGCGGAGCTTGCAGCTGCCAGCAAGTGA